A window of the Arachis duranensis cultivar V14167 chromosome 5, aradu.V14167.gnm2.J7QH, whole genome shotgun sequence genome harbors these coding sequences:
- the LOC107488778 gene encoding 2-phytyl-1,4-beta-naphthoquinone methyltransferase, chloroplastic-like, giving the protein MATMLLLPFRTLIPSSSSSSSSSSSNFRPAPLCCSNDRQALFNRIAPVYDNLNDLLSLGQHRIWKRMTVSWAGAKAGDHVLDICCGSGDLSFLLSQKVGSDGKVTGLDFSKEQLLIASSKQHSKNCFSNIEWIEGDALNLPFSDGSFDAITMGYGLRNVVDRPKAMQEILRVLKAGSRVAILDFNKSEELLTSTITEWIIDNVVVPVASAYGLLEDYKYLKTSIRGFLTGKELEKLALEVGFSSARHYELSGGLMGCMVAMR; this is encoded by the exons ATGGCAACAATGCTGCTACTCCCTTTCCGAACGctcattccttcttcttcttcttcttcttcttcttccagttCAAACTTCCGACCGGCACCGCTTTGTTGTTCCAACGATCGCCAGGCGCTGTTTAACCGCATTGCTCCTGTCTATGATAAC CTGAATGATTTGCTGAGCTTGGGTCAGCATCGAATTTGGAAGCGCATGACTGTTTCCTGGGCTGG AGCTAAAGCGGGAGACCATGTGTTGGATATTTGCTGCGGAAGTGGCGATTTGTCCTTTCTCTTGTCCCAGAAAGTGGGGTCTGATGGAAAG GTGACTGGTCTTGATTTCTCCAAGGAACAACTATTGATTGCCTCATCTAAACAGCACTCAAAGAACTGCTTCTCAAATATTGA GTGGATTGAAGGTGATGCTCTAAATTTGCCGTTTTCTGATGGTTCGTTTGATGCTATAACAATGGGCTATGGTCTTAGAAACGTAGTTGATAGGCCTAAAGCTATGCAGGAAATTTTAAGAGTCCTAAAAGCCG GCTCTAGAGTGGCTATCCTCGACTTCAATAAAAGTGAAGAGTTGCTGACTTCTACGATTACG GAATGGATAATTGACAATGTTGTTGTTCCAGTGGCATCTGCTTATGGCCTTTTAGAGGACTACAAATATCTTAAGACTTCAATAAGAGGATTTTTAACAG GGAAGGAATTGGAGAAACTTGCTTTAGAAGTTGGATTTTCTAGTGCTCGACATTATGAGCTCAGTGGAGGCTTGATGGGGTGCATGGTAGCTATGCGTTAG